From the genome of Gracilinanus agilis isolate LMUSP501 chromosome 2, AgileGrace, whole genome shotgun sequence, one region includes:
- the LOC123233898 gene encoding LOW QUALITY PROTEIN: nucleolar protein 11-like (The sequence of the model RefSeq protein was modified relative to this genomic sequence to represent the inferred CDS: inserted 1 base in 1 codon) — protein MYSREKYKICFSKIEFWGFTLGGLVLGAGLDGLLGVEQGQKGDLFLVTDRGRTVILYKVSDQKPLGCWSVKQGQTITCPAVCNFQTGEYVVVHDDKVLRVWKNEDVNLDKVFKATLSADVYRIHSIQNTEPLVLFKEGAVRSLDVLLAEPQQKIEAVISDEEVIKWTKLFLDSTQPVLIFVTEKHGNYFVYVQMFNPHNLCKYTLLPGEEEPVTLSFAASVNERLVTLLCLSCNGCIYETLIPLNKDKPEEKKVLVTSLLLKTSVSGNVLKGDSFAILDKDHVAVMGTSLKAPKENISIWNIKFQTLQTSKELPQGTSGHXTQTMSHFVNWGTFQGDGLESQDSNNLVSLKGHSKRSLRTRKNETRSQLEDSTNKEFLSGIKDTSEKHLEQQLSKFLADKRTPDFQITIGHIVSELVGRCKTEPPFYPQSSLVQLIQTQVLSYSLCPDLMAVALEKRDVHLLQFCLQQFPDIPESITCACLKVFLSIGDDSLEGTNVNMESVIGYIDFPQNEKMEKKEVVQNGFSPVLSEEDNIEDKLNKSDGMMNTTLTCPVTPQKAALLNAILHSAYSETFLLPNLKDLTVQHVILFLQYLHFLYEKCSENASMTLPGPCPPTLNQIMDWICLLLDAHFTVVVMIPEAKGILASLYKFVKAQVWVYSELNKIEGSLQQLQKLYQQRNMGLYSIEVLELI, from the exons ATGTACtcaagagaaaaatacaaaatttgcTTCTCAAAAATTGAATTCTGGGGTTTTACCCTGGGTGGTCTCGTGCTGGGTGCTGGCCTCGATGGCCTGCTGGGTGTCGAGCAAGGACAGAAAGGAGACCTATTCCTGGTCACTGATCGCGGCAGAACCGTCATCCTCTACAAGGTTTCAGATCAGAAACCGTTGGGTTGCTGGTCAGTGAAGCAAGGTCAAACTATAACATGTCCAGCTGTGTGCAACTTCCAGACTGGGGAGTATGTTGTTGTCCATGATGATAAGGTTTTAAGAGTATGGAAAAACGAAGATGTGAATTTGGACAAAGTATTCAAAGCAACACTGTCTGCTGATGTATATAGAATACATTCAATACAAAATACTGAACCACTTGTATTGTTCAAAGAAGGTGCTGTTCGAAGTCTAGATGTTTTGCTTGCAGAACCCCAACAAAAAATTGAAGCTgttatttcagatgaagaagttatTAAGTGGACAAAACTTTTCTTGGACTCTACTCAGCCTGTTTTAATATTTGttacagaaaaacatggaaattatTTTGTGTATGTGCAAATGTTTAATCCACATAACTTATGCAAATATACCCTTTTACCTGGAGAAGAAGAACCAGTTACATTGAGTTTTGCTGCATCTGTGAATGAAAGATTAGTCACTTTGCTGTGTTTAAGCTGTAATGGGTGTATATATGAAACTTTGATACCACTAAATAAGGATAAACCTGAAGAGAAGAAAGTACTAGTCACATCCCTCTTACTCAAGACTTCTGTATCTGGCAATGTTTTGAAGGGTGATTCATTTGCCATTCTTGATAAGGATCATGTAGCAGTCATGGGAACTTCACTCAAGGCTCCTAAAGAAAACATCTCTATTTGGAATATTAAGTTTCAGACATTACAAACTTCAAAGGAATTACCACAGGGGACCAGTGGTC GTACCCAAACTATGTCCCACTTTGTAAACTGGGGAACATTTCAAGGAGATGGACTTGAATCACAAGATTCAAATAATTTAGTATCCCTTAAAGGACATTCAAAGAGAAGTTTAAGGACAAGAAAAAATGAGACAAGGTCTCAGCTGGAGGATTCAACAAACAAAGAGTTTCTATCAGGCATAAAGGATACTTCTGAAAAACACCTTGAACAACAGTTGAGTAAGTTTTTGGCTGATAAACGGACACCTGACTTTCAAATTACTATTGGGCACATAGTTTCAGAACTGGTGGGAAGGTGTAAGACAGAACCACCTTTTTATCCTCAGAGTAGTCTCGTACAACTCATCCAAACTCAAGTACTTTCTTACAGTTTGTGCCCTGACTTGATGGCAGTTGCCTTAGAAAAGAGAGATGTACATTTGTTACAGTTCTGTCTACAGCAGTTCCCTGACATTCCTGAATCAATTACCTGTGCTTGCTTAAAGGTTTTCTTAAGCATTGGCGATGACAGCCTTGAAGGGACAAATGTGAATATGGAATCAGTTATTGGTTACATTGACTTTCcccaaaatgagaaaatggagaaaaaagaagttgTTCAAAATGGTTTTAGTCCAGTACTTTCAGAAGAGGATAACATTGAGGACAAGTTAAATAAATCAGATGGCATGATGAATACTACTCTGACATGTCCTGTAACTCCCCAAAAGGCAGCTTTACTAAATGCAATTCTCCACTCAGCATATAGTGAAACATTTCTTTTGCCCAATTTGAAAGACCTCACAGTCCAACATGTCATTCTATTTCTCCAGTATTTGCATTTCCTTTATGAGAAATGTAGTGAAAATGCTAGTATGACTCTTCCAGGACCCTGTCCTCCAACCCTGAACCAGATTATGGATTGGATCTGTCTACTGCTAGATGCTCATTTTACGGTGGTTGTGATGATTCCAGAAGCAAAAGGAATATTGGCAAGTCTTTATAAGTTTGTGAAAGCCCAGGTATGGGTTTATTCTGAGCTCAATAAAATTGAAGGAAGTTTACAGCAGCTACAAAAATTGTACCAGCAAAGAAATATGGGATTGTATTCAATTGAAGTGCTTGAACTCATCTGA